Proteins encoded in a region of the Candidatus Binatia bacterium genome:
- a CDS encoding DUF547 domain-containing protein, translated as MAPEASGFDYAPWTQLLSAVVSAQGKVDYEALAERRDMLAGVVGQLAAASPDSHPVRFEGEGAALAYWINAYNALVLDAVMDEYPIRSVFKTRDGQFFQRERHVAGGTPISLDDIEHRILRGRFTEPRIHFAINCASGGCPPMRPKAYEPGELDKTLADATRHFLASEWNCRIDRDAGKIFVSRLFKMYAEDFAGDTESTGEYRHGVLQFVAEHTGEDLAGLEDLELVYNTYDWGLNDSNRDPRLRPITFHESVETFHDGDTELRELLLYDGNFCNRDCSWCTVFGSPEGWHREYSEQVLDEAARQVARDGNIKFYGGEPTLHTEGLLWAMQYLRARGFEGLFSIYSNGIRASHLIRVLESDEKTEAVLNYSIYMGRDAEPLSDHAKESLEAWSREHPMRVFSGYKVLYESGAGAAEDFDRDRQSDYHGHGTGCLLCFPVLRSTGEFRACPFAVENDAPHFRLGERGRDPKAVFSNYRAFRRWAVDVLDPAAEARGVSSCAFCERHVVELPLPDLA; from the coding sequence ATGGCCCCTGAAGCGTCGGGCTTCGACTACGCACCGTGGACCCAGCTCCTGTCGGCCGTCGTCAGCGCCCAAGGGAAGGTCGATTACGAGGCCCTCGCCGAGCGGCGGGACATGCTTGCCGGGGTCGTGGGGCAGCTCGCTGCCGCGAGTCCCGATTCGCACCCCGTTCGCTTCGAAGGGGAGGGCGCCGCGCTCGCATACTGGATCAATGCGTACAACGCGCTGGTCCTGGATGCGGTGATGGACGAGTACCCGATCCGCTCGGTCTTCAAGACGCGCGACGGCCAGTTCTTCCAGCGAGAGCGCCACGTCGCGGGCGGTACGCCCATCAGCCTCGACGACATCGAGCACCGTATCCTGCGAGGTCGGTTCACCGAGCCCCGGATCCACTTCGCGATCAACTGTGCGTCGGGCGGCTGCCCCCCGATGCGGCCCAAGGCCTACGAGCCGGGCGAGCTCGACAAGACCCTCGCGGACGCCACGCGGCACTTCCTCGCGAGTGAGTGGAACTGTCGGATCGATCGCGATGCGGGTAAGATCTTCGTCTCCCGTCTGTTCAAGATGTACGCCGAAGACTTCGCGGGTGACACCGAGTCGACCGGCGAGTACCGACATGGCGTGCTGCAGTTCGTCGCTGAGCATACGGGGGAAGACCTGGCCGGCCTCGAGGACCTCGAACTCGTCTACAATACGTACGACTGGGGGCTGAACGACTCGAACCGCGACCCGCGGCTGCGCCCGATCACGTTCCACGAGAGCGTCGAGACGTTCCACGACGGCGACACGGAACTCCGAGAGCTGCTCCTGTACGATGGGAACTTCTGCAACCGGGATTGTTCGTGGTGCACCGTCTTCGGGTCGCCGGAGGGATGGCATCGGGAGTACTCCGAACAGGTTCTGGACGAGGCGGCGCGCCAGGTCGCACGGGATGGCAACATCAAGTTCTACGGTGGCGAGCCGACGCTCCACACCGAGGGACTCCTGTGGGCAATGCAGTACCTGCGCGCACGCGGCTTCGAGGGTCTCTTTTCGATCTACTCGAACGGCATCCGCGCGAGCCATTTGATCCGCGTGCTCGAGAGCGATGAGAAGACCGAGGCGGTTCTCAACTACTCGATCTACATGGGCCGAGATGCCGAACCGTTGTCGGATCACGCCAAGGAGTCGCTCGAGGCCTGGTCGCGCGAGCACCCGATGCGCGTCTTCTCGGGCTACAAGGTGCTGTACGAGTCGGGGGCGGGTGCGGCCGAGGATTTCGATCGCGACCGGCAGAGCGACTACCATGGCCATGGGACGGGGTGCCTTCTCTGCTTCCCGGTGCTGCGGTCGACCGGCGAGTTTCGCGCTTGCCCGTTCGCCGTGGAGAATGACGCACCACACTTTCGGCTCGGTGAACGGGGCCGCGACCCGAAGGCTGTGTTCTCGAACTACCGGGCTTTCCGCCGTTGGGCCGTGGACGTCCTGGACCCTGCCGCTGAGGCACGCGGGGTGTCCAGCTGCGCCTTTTGCGAGCGCCACGTGGTCGAGCTGCCGTTGCCCGACCTCGCTTGA
- the ilvC gene encoding ketol-acid reductoisomerase, whose protein sequence is MALNIYTDADAKPALLSGKKVAVVGYGSQGHAHANNLKESGADVCVGLRKTSASWAKAEAAGLTVKETADAAAWGDIIMVLVPDELGQETYDAEIAPHVKPGDYLAFGHGFNFHFKKIIPAADMNVFMVAPKGPGHLVRSEYEKGRGVPCLIAVGQDPAGDTKDIALAYASMIGGGRAAIIETSFKEETETDLFGEQSVLCGGITELIRAGYETLVEAGYSPEMAYFECLHEVKLIVDLIYEGGIANMRYSISNTAEYGDMTRGKRIIGTEARQAMKEILAEIQSGKFADEWMTEHKCGQPHFKELRTEGEHHPIEEVGERLRGLMPWMQSQRIVDKSKN, encoded by the coding sequence ATGGCACTCAACATCTACACAGACGCAGACGCAAAGCCGGCTCTCTTGTCCGGGAAGAAGGTTGCGGTCGTTGGCTACGGCAGCCAGGGGCATGCGCACGCGAACAACCTGAAAGAGAGCGGCGCCGACGTTTGTGTCGGCCTGCGCAAGACGAGTGCTTCGTGGGCCAAGGCCGAAGCGGCCGGACTCACGGTGAAGGAGACGGCCGACGCGGCTGCCTGGGGCGACATCATCATGGTCCTCGTGCCCGATGAACTCGGTCAGGAGACCTACGACGCCGAGATCGCACCGCACGTGAAGCCGGGCGACTACTTGGCCTTCGGTCACGGCTTCAACTTCCACTTCAAGAAGATCATTCCGGCAGCGGACATGAACGTGTTCATGGTCGCGCCGAAGGGCCCTGGACACCTCGTGCGCAGCGAGTACGAAAAGGGGCGCGGCGTTCCGTGCTTGATCGCCGTCGGACAGGATCCCGCCGGTGATACGAAGGACATCGCGCTCGCGTACGCCAGCATGATCGGCGGCGGTCGCGCCGCCATCATCGAGACCAGCTTCAAGGAAGAGACCGAGACTGACCTCTTTGGCGAGCAGAGCGTCCTGTGCGGCGGCATCACCGAGCTCATCCGTGCCGGCTACGAGACGTTGGTCGAAGCTGGCTACAGCCCGGAGATGGCCTACTTCGAGTGTCTCCACGAAGTGAAGCTCATCGTCGACCTCATCTACGAGGGCGGCATCGCGAACATGCGCTACTCGATCTCGAACACGGCCGAGTACGGGGACATGACGCGCGGCAAGCGCATCATCGGAACCGAAGCCCGCCAGGCGATGAAGGAGATCCTCGCCGAGATCCAGTCAGGCAAGTTCGCCGACGAGTGGATGACCGAGCACAAGTGCGGTCAGCCCCACTTCAAAGAGCTTCGTACCGAGGGTGAGCATCACCCGATCGAAGAGGTCGGTGAGCGGCTGCGGGGCCTGATGCCCTGGATGCAGTCGCAGCGCATCGTCGACAAGTCGAAGAACTAG
- a CDS encoding cbb3-type cytochrome c oxidase subunit I — MSNEHGHGDEHGHHEPQSFWRKYIFSVDHKVIGIQYMITSFLFLLVGFSMMLLMRYQLAIPAPGDDFDPEKLGMFRTLLSTIFGENNMPYGYMAPEFYNQLGAMHGTIMIFLGVVPLGVAAFGNYVLPLQIGADDMAFPRLNMASFWVYFVGGVVMMSSFLAPGGAAQSGWTSYAPLSVVAPPGQTIWLIAMVIIIASSLLGSVNFLVTTLNMRAKGMTLGRMPVFVWAQLVTAVLLLLAFPVLQAGAMLQLLDRVAETSFYIPKDMFYGGVAFPRAGGGSPLLWQHLFWFLAHPEVYVLLLPAMGIVSEIIATNTRKPLFGYKELVGSMVLIGALSFVVWAHHMFVSGMRTSLANLFVTTTMTISIPSVAILTCLLLSLRGAQIRYNTPMLFAIAFIPMFGIGGLTGLPLGFAPTDLYLHDTYYVIGHFHYVVAPGSLIALMGATYYWFPKMFGRRMNESLGKLHFWGTIIPINFVFFPMLIQGMWGMQRRLADPTLQWHNLPVQGWSMVIGVAAAIMLFAQIPFLFNFFYSIWNGEEAGENPWEATTLEWACPSPPPHGNFATPPEVHRGPYEYSVPGHDSDYWPQDEVEAV; from the coding sequence GTGTCAAACGAGCACGGTCACGGCGACGAGCACGGTCATCACGAGCCGCAGTCCTTCTGGCGTAAATACATCTTTTCCGTCGATCACAAGGTGATCGGCATTCAGTACATGATCACGTCATTCCTGTTCCTGCTGGTCGGGTTCTCGATGATGTTGCTCATGCGGTATCAGCTCGCGATTCCGGCTCCGGGTGACGATTTCGATCCCGAGAAGCTCGGCATGTTCCGCACGCTGCTCTCCACGATCTTTGGCGAGAACAACATGCCGTACGGCTACATGGCGCCCGAGTTCTACAATCAGCTCGGCGCGATGCACGGCACGATCATGATCTTCCTCGGCGTCGTGCCGCTCGGCGTGGCCGCCTTCGGCAACTACGTTCTGCCGCTGCAGATCGGTGCCGACGATATGGCTTTCCCGCGCCTCAACATGGCGTCGTTCTGGGTGTACTTCGTCGGTGGCGTCGTGATGATGTCTTCGTTCCTCGCTCCGGGGGGCGCGGCGCAGTCCGGTTGGACGTCGTACGCACCGCTCTCGGTTGTGGCCCCTCCCGGGCAGACGATCTGGCTGATCGCGATGGTCATCATCATCGCCTCGTCGCTTCTCGGCTCGGTGAACTTCCTCGTCACGACCCTCAACATGCGTGCAAAGGGGATGACTCTCGGTCGCATGCCGGTGTTCGTCTGGGCGCAGCTCGTCACCGCGGTTCTTTTGCTCCTCGCGTTCCCGGTTCTTCAGGCGGGCGCGATGTTGCAGCTTCTCGATCGCGTCGCCGAGACCAGCTTCTACATTCCGAAAGACATGTTCTACGGCGGTGTCGCCTTCCCACGGGCCGGCGGCGGAAGCCCGCTTCTCTGGCAGCATCTGTTCTGGTTCCTCGCACACCCTGAGGTGTACGTGCTCCTGCTGCCTGCGATGGGCATCGTTTCCGAGATCATCGCCACCAACACTCGCAAGCCGCTGTTCGGCTACAAAGAGCTCGTCGGTTCGATGGTCTTGATCGGCGCACTGAGCTTCGTCGTCTGGGCGCACCACATGTTCGTTTCGGGCATGAGGACGAGCCTCGCGAACTTGTTTGTGACGACGACGATGACGATCTCAATTCCATCCGTCGCGATTCTGACGTGCCTGTTGTTGAGTCTGCGAGGAGCGCAGATCCGCTACAACACGCCGATGTTGTTCGCGATCGCCTTCATTCCGATGTTCGGCATCGGCGGCCTCACGGGTCTGCCTCTGGGCTTCGCGCCGACCGATCTCTACCTCCACGACACGTACTACGTGATCGGCCACTTCCACTACGTGGTGGCGCCGGGCAGCCTCATCGCCCTCATGGGAGCCACGTACTACTGGTTCCCGAAGATGTTCGGGCGGCGAATGAACGAGTCGCTCGGCAAGCTGCACTTCTGGGGCACGATCATTCCGATCAACTTCGTGTTCTTCCCGATGCTGATCCAGGGCATGTGGGGCATGCAGCGTCGTCTCGCTGACCCGACCCTCCAGTGGCACAACCTGCCGGTTCAGGGTTGGAGTATGGTGATCGGTGTTGCCGCGGCAATCATGCTGTTCGCGCAGATTCCGTTCCTCTTCAACTTCTTCTACTCCATCTGGAACGGCGAAGAGGCGGGCGAGAATCCGTGGGAAGCGACCACTCTCGAGTGGGCGTGTCCGTCCCCGCCGCCGCACGGCAACTTCGCTACTCCGCCTGAGGTACACCGCGGCCCGTACGAGTACAGTGTCCCGGGTCACGACTCGGACTATTGGCCTCAGGACGAGGTCGAGGCAGTTTGA
- a CDS encoding cytochrome c oxidase subunit 3: MTPLPESVPTRTGISHAKLGTWAFLASEIMLFGGLISAYVILRSGSSHFWVPPRAMMGVPLATLNTFVLITSSVTMVLALAAMQEGNIDKFKRFMMCTIGGGFGFLMIKSYEYNHKWHEGITISSNLFGSFYYTLTGLHVLHVIGGIVLMFVVLSQGARGMYAKNHDRVECAGLYWHFVDLVWVILFPILYLL; the protein is encoded by the coding sequence GTGACTCCGCTTCCTGAATCCGTTCCGACCCGAACCGGGATCTCACATGCCAAGCTGGGCACGTGGGCATTCCTTGCCTCCGAGATCATGCTCTTCGGCGGCTTGATCAGCGCTTACGTCATCCTGCGAAGTGGCTCGAGCCACTTCTGGGTGCCGCCGCGCGCGATGATGGGCGTTCCTCTCGCGACGCTCAACACCTTCGTCCTCATCACGAGCTCGGTGACGATGGTGTTGGCGCTGGCCGCGATGCAAGAAGGCAACATCGATAAGTTCAAGCGCTTCATGATGTGCACGATCGGGGGCGGTTTCGGCTTCCTGATGATCAAGAGCTACGAGTACAACCACAAGTGGCACGAGGGCATCACCATCTCGAGCAACTTGTTCGGCTCGTTCTACTACACGCTGACCGGGCTCCACGTGCTCCACGTCATCGGCGGAATCGTCCTGATGTTCGTGGTTTTGTCTCAGGGCGCGCGCGGGATGTATGCGAAGAACCACGATCGGGTGGAGTGTGCAGGGCTTTACTGGCACTTCGTCGACTTGGTTTGGGTCATCCTTTTCCCCATTCTGTATCTGCTGTAG
- a CDS encoding phosphatidylserine decarboxylase family protein, with the protein MAGDDGFPLAPDGYRPISTSFLLAGAAWACVALTTGALAIVLGVVASVCTFFGLFFTNFFRDPRRTPPGDATQLVSPADGKVLIAEPSVEEKRFLRQDAAKISIFMSPLDVHVNRAPVDGEVVAVHYNPGKFFAAFSEKASLDNEQNAIVMRAADGRELVFIQIAGFLARRIVCRVKAGETCERGGRVGMIKLGSRVDIFVPGGFKLNVKPGDRVTAGETVLGQLG; encoded by the coding sequence ATGGCTGGCGACGACGGATTTCCGCTTGCGCCGGACGGCTATCGGCCCATCTCGACATCGTTCCTCCTGGCCGGGGCAGCCTGGGCTTGTGTGGCGCTGACGACGGGTGCGCTTGCCATCGTGCTGGGCGTGGTCGCCTCGGTGTGCACGTTCTTCGGACTGTTTTTCACGAACTTCTTTCGCGACCCGCGTCGCACGCCTCCGGGGGATGCGACGCAGCTCGTCTCGCCGGCGGACGGCAAGGTGCTGATCGCGGAGCCGTCCGTCGAGGAGAAGCGGTTCCTCAGGCAAGACGCTGCGAAGATCAGCATCTTCATGTCGCCGCTCGACGTTCATGTGAACCGCGCGCCGGTAGACGGCGAGGTCGTGGCGGTTCACTACAACCCGGGGAAATTCTTCGCAGCCTTCTCGGAGAAGGCGTCTCTGGACAATGAGCAGAACGCGATCGTCATGCGGGCCGCCGACGGTCGGGAACTCGTTTTCATCCAGATCGCGGGCTTTCTGGCCCGCCGTATCGTGTGCCGGGTCAAGGCGGGCGAGACCTGCGAGCGGGGTGGGCGCGTCGGGATGATCAAGCTCGGCTCGCGAGTTGACATATTCGTCCCAGGCGGGTTCAAATTGAACGTGAAGCCGGGGGATCGGGTCACCGCAGGGGAGACCGTCCTCGGTCAGTTGGGGTAA
- the tsaB gene encoding tRNA (adenosine(37)-N6)-threonylcarbamoyltransferase complex dimerization subunit type 1 TsaB, which translates to MSGPTSLLRVVGIDTATRAGSVGLVEESHAAPPKRLAEVAHEEELRHAETLLPAIDQCLEQAGCALGDVHGFAVSIGPGSFTGLRVGLATAKGLALATGAWLVGVSTLEAYAHTEACRMGRDGSGALICVCLDARKGEVYSALFRAAGPTTAERVLADAVEKPASAAARMGGPLMAGAGACPTLRVVGDGGERYPDEILAALGRRAAIEAVPQSPEGRGFAVAELGLRYFRADGPADTAYLAPTYLRASEAELKLRERRSGGTEQD; encoded by the coding sequence GTGAGCGGTCCCACGTCGCTCCTGCGTGTCGTCGGTATCGATACGGCCACGCGGGCCGGGAGCGTCGGCTTGGTGGAAGAGTCGCATGCCGCCCCACCCAAGCGCCTCGCCGAAGTGGCGCACGAGGAGGAACTTCGCCACGCCGAGACGCTGCTGCCGGCGATCGACCAATGCCTGGAGCAGGCGGGCTGCGCTCTGGGCGACGTGCACGGATTCGCGGTCTCGATCGGCCCGGGGTCGTTCACGGGGCTGCGGGTAGGGCTGGCTACCGCCAAGGGGCTGGCTCTCGCGACCGGCGCCTGGCTGGTCGGAGTCTCGACGCTGGAGGCCTACGCCCACACCGAGGCCTGTCGCATGGGGCGCGACGGCTCGGGGGCACTCATCTGTGTGTGCCTGGACGCCCGGAAGGGCGAAGTCTACTCCGCGCTGTTTCGCGCTGCGGGGCCGACCACAGCAGAGCGCGTCCTCGCGGATGCCGTCGAAAAACCGGCGTCGGCGGCCGCCCGGATGGGCGGGCCTCTGATGGCCGGCGCGGGCGCCTGTCCGACGCTACGCGTCGTGGGAGATGGTGGCGAGCGCTATCCGGACGAAATCCTGGCGGCTCTGGGCCGCCGGGCGGCGATCGAGGCGGTCCCACAAAGCCCAGAAGGGCGGGGATTTGCGGTCGCGGAACTCGGGTTGAGGTACTTTCGTGCCGATGGTCCTGCGGACACGGCGTACCTGGCGCCGACCTATCTCAGGGCTTCCGAGGCCGAGCTCAAGTTGCGTGAGAGGCGCTCCGGAGGCACGGAACAGGATTGA
- the pssA gene encoding CDP-diacylglycerol--serine O-phosphatidyltransferase: protein MSRPPRSIRLLRGGADRRRGIYLLPNLFTTATVFLGVFAIIRASSGDFLTAAVCIVIAHVSDGLDGRIARLTNTTSDFGVEYDSLADLVAFGVAPGILAYNWALGPWGHWGWLAASLYVTCGALRLARFNTQVAHVEKKSFIGLPIPAAADMVAATVLLYFFFGGEGETSKHVLLLLMIYGLALLMVSNIRYYSFKDIDWRAQRPFYTLVGLVILVMFVVAQPQILLFLGMLTYVASGPVGWVRQRVKRRQSQRDREVRRASSGGQGGDGP from the coding sequence ATGAGCCGACCGCCTCGTTCGATTCGATTGCTTCGAGGCGGCGCCGACCGGCGCCGCGGCATCTATCTCCTTCCGAACCTGTTCACGACCGCCACGGTCTTCCTCGGCGTGTTCGCGATCATTCGTGCGAGCAGTGGGGATTTCCTGACGGCAGCCGTGTGCATCGTCATCGCGCACGTGAGCGATGGTCTCGACGGCCGCATCGCTAGACTCACGAACACCACGAGCGACTTCGGTGTCGAGTACGATTCGCTCGCCGATCTCGTCGCGTTCGGGGTCGCGCCCGGCATCCTCGCGTACAACTGGGCGCTGGGCCCCTGGGGGCACTGGGGCTGGCTCGCCGCGTCGCTCTACGTGACGTGTGGCGCTCTGCGGCTCGCCCGCTTCAATACGCAGGTCGCGCACGTCGAAAAGAAGAGCTTCATCGGCCTGCCGATTCCCGCCGCCGCCGACATGGTCGCGGCGACGGTGTTGCTCTACTTCTTCTTCGGAGGCGAGGGCGAGACCAGCAAGCACGTTTTGCTGCTCCTCATGATCTACGGCCTTGCACTGCTGATGGTGAGCAACATCCGGTACTACAGCTTCAAGGACATCGACTGGCGCGCACAGCGGCCGTTCTACACGCTGGTCGGCCTGGTCATTCTCGTGATGTTCGTCGTTGCGCAGCCGCAGATCCTCCTGTTCCTTGGGATGCTAACTTACGTCGCGTCGGGCCCGGTTGGCTGGGTGCGGCAGCGCGTAAAGCGCCGTCAGAGTCAGCGCGACCGAGAGGTCCGCCGCGCGAGCTCCGGAGGGCAAGGTGGTGATGGCCCCTGA
- a CDS encoding cytochrome C oxidase subunit IV family protein gives MSANGHDPQAAVRTYLTIFGALGFLTILTVGVAYMNLPPGPGVVIALVIALAKVFLIGTFFMHLKDEGRLINVSLGVCLGLVMILLVFVLPDLGIHELETLQAEEAAKRNPYVQMHEATMAGHGTADGGH, from the coding sequence ATGAGCGCAAACGGACACGATCCGCAGGCCGCGGTACGGACCTATCTGACGATCTTCGGAGCCCTCGGGTTCCTTACGATTCTCACCGTGGGTGTGGCGTACATGAACCTGCCGCCGGGACCCGGCGTGGTCATCGCGCTGGTGATCGCGCTTGCGAAGGTCTTCCTGATCGGCACCTTCTTCATGCACTTGAAGGACGAGGGCCGGCTGATCAACGTCTCGCTGGGTGTTTGCCTCGGGCTGGTCATGATTCTGCTGGTGTTCGTTCTGCCGGACCTGGGCATTCACGAGCTCGAGACGCTCCAGGCCGAGGAAGCCGCGAAGCGAAATCCGTACGTGCAGATGCACGAGGCCACCATGGCTGGACACGGGACTGCCGACGGTGGGCACTGA
- the rseP gene encoding RIP metalloprotease RseP has product MVTNILAAILVLGLLIFVHELGHFLAAKWVGVGVLKFSLGFGPALISRRVGDTDYCLSAIPLGGFVKMVGQEDDGSDPDPKTVDQDNSFAVKPSWAKAVIVSAGPVFNFLFAWLLYTILFATGVPVLTSQIGDVKEDMPAAAAGIEKGDEIVAVNGQAIDRWEDLSNGIKAGEGAPVSLKVLHDGVERTMEVTPKQIEGSSIFGEPIPTWVIGVGPAGKIITERSNPIVAIGQGFMRTVEFVRLTVVSIVKLFQRVVPASSLGGPIMIMKIAGDQANEGIQALIAFMAILSINLGVINLLPIPILDGGHLLFLGIEKVVGHPIQLRTREIATQVGMFLLISLMGFALYNDIHRLVVG; this is encoded by the coding sequence ATGGTGACCAATATTCTCGCGGCTATCCTCGTTCTGGGGTTGCTAATCTTCGTACACGAGCTCGGACACTTCCTGGCGGCCAAGTGGGTCGGCGTCGGTGTGCTCAAGTTCTCCCTCGGCTTTGGGCCGGCCCTCATCTCGAGGCGCGTCGGCGATACCGACTACTGTCTCTCCGCGATTCCGCTCGGCGGCTTCGTGAAGATGGTCGGGCAAGAAGACGACGGCAGCGATCCGGATCCCAAGACCGTCGACCAGGACAACTCCTTCGCGGTGAAGCCGAGTTGGGCGAAGGCCGTGATCGTCTCGGCCGGCCCCGTGTTCAACTTCTTGTTCGCGTGGCTGCTCTACACGATCCTCTTCGCGACCGGTGTGCCGGTTCTGACGTCGCAAATCGGTGACGTGAAAGAGGACATGCCGGCCGCGGCTGCCGGGATCGAGAAGGGCGACGAGATCGTCGCCGTGAACGGTCAGGCCATCGATCGCTGGGAGGATCTCTCCAACGGGATCAAAGCAGGCGAGGGCGCACCGGTTTCGCTCAAGGTGCTGCACGACGGCGTCGAGCGCACGATGGAGGTGACGCCGAAACAGATCGAGGGCTCATCGATCTTCGGTGAACCCATCCCGACCTGGGTCATCGGCGTCGGTCCCGCCGGCAAGATCATCACCGAGCGCAGCAATCCGATCGTCGCGATCGGGCAGGGCTTCATGCGGACCGTTGAGTTCGTACGGCTCACAGTCGTTTCGATCGTGAAGTTGTTCCAGCGCGTCGTTCCGGCGTCGAGTCTTGGTGGCCCGATCATGATCATGAAGATCGCGGGCGATCAGGCGAACGAGGGGATTCAGGCGCTGATCGCGTTCATGGCGATCTTGAGCATCAACCTGGGCGTCATCAATCTGCTGCCGATCCCGATCCTCGACGGAGGCCACCTGCTGTTCCTCGGAATCGAGAAGGTCGTTGGGCATCCTATCCAGCTTCGGACCCGAGAGATCGCAACGCAGGTCGGCATGTTTCTCCTGATCTCGCTGATGGGCTTCGCGCTCTACAACGATATCCATCGACTCGTCGTCGGGTGA
- a CDS encoding DUF465 domain-containing protein: MEKHDEELIKSLVDTDSELDKYYREHVGFEHQIDALNRKQHLSKDEETERKRLQKLKLAGKDRIMEILGRHKGEGALAH; encoded by the coding sequence ATGGAGAAGCACGACGAGGAGTTGATAAAGTCCCTGGTAGATACGGACTCCGAACTCGATAAGTACTACCGGGAACACGTCGGCTTTGAGCATCAGATCGATGCTCTGAACCGCAAGCAGCACCTCTCCAAGGACGAAGAAACGGAGCGCAAACGCCTCCAGAAGCTCAAGCTGGCCGGGAAGGATCGCATCATGGAGATCCTCGGCCGCCACAAGGGCGAAGGCGCCCTGGCCCACTGA
- a CDS encoding cytochrome c oxidase subunit II has translation MNSDGGYTIGLPPVATTYGGDIDSLMVLLHVVMVAMFVIWGVYLAYCLVAYRAKEGGKATYHQAGERASFIPDGIILAFEVWLILAFGIPMWAELKQETPPVEDSLEIVMVAEQFAWNFQYAGPDGKFGRRDVKFVSASNPMGIDDDDPASLDDVTTINNLYVPVDKPFILRMTSKDVIHDFQVTNFRNKQDILPGMLTTLWFEPNKTGKYEIGCAQLCGLGHTKMVGNVFVKSQEEYDEWFKEELEYKLADAGTAASSNS, from the coding sequence GTGAATTCGGACGGTGGATACACGATCGGCTTGCCGCCGGTGGCCACGACGTACGGAGGGGACATCGACTCGTTGATGGTCCTCCTGCACGTCGTCATGGTGGCGATGTTTGTGATCTGGGGAGTCTATCTCGCCTATTGCTTGGTCGCGTACCGGGCAAAGGAGGGCGGGAAAGCGACGTATCACCAGGCAGGGGAGAGGGCGTCGTTCATTCCCGATGGAATCATCCTGGCTTTCGAGGTTTGGCTCATCCTGGCTTTCGGTATCCCGATGTGGGCCGAGCTGAAGCAGGAGACGCCGCCCGTCGAAGACTCGCTCGAGATCGTCATGGTCGCCGAGCAGTTCGCGTGGAACTTCCAGTACGCCGGACCGGACGGGAAGTTCGGCCGTCGGGATGTGAAGTTCGTCTCGGCGTCGAACCCGATGGGGATCGACGACGACGATCCGGCTTCGTTGGACGACGTCACGACCATAAATAATCTCTACGTCCCGGTCGACAAGCCGTTCATCCTTCGCATGACGTCGAAGGACGTGATCCACGATTTCCAGGTCACCAACTTTCGGAACAAGCAGGACATCCTGCCCGGAATGCTGACGACCTTGTGGTTCGAGCCGAACAAGACCGGCAAGTACGAGATCGGCTGCGCGCAGCTCTGTGGTCTCGGCCATACGAAGATGGTGGGCAACGTCTTCGTCAAGTCTCAGGAAGAGTACGACGAGTGGTTCAAGGAAGAGCTAGAGTACAAGCTCGCCGATGCCGGAACCGCTGCTTCCAGCAACTCGTGA